The following are from one region of the Salvia hispanica cultivar TCC Black 2014 chromosome 1, UniMelb_Shisp_WGS_1.0, whole genome shotgun sequence genome:
- the LOC125215247 gene encoding 60S ribosomal protein L36-2-like produces the protein MAPKQQNSGIFVGLKKGHVVTPKELAPRPSDRKGKTSKRVHFVRSLIREVAGFAPYEKRITELLKVGKDKRALKVAKRKLGTHKRAKRKREEMSGALRKMRAAGGGEKKK, from the exons ATGGCTCCAAAGCAGCAAAACAGTGGTATCTTTGTGGGGTTGAAGAAAGGTCATGTCGTTACCCCAAAGGAGCTAGCGCCGCGCCCCTCAGACAGGAAAGGG aAAACAAGCAAGCGAGTGCATTTTGTGAGGAGCCTTATCAGAGAAGTTGCTGGATTTGCACCTTATGAGAAAAGGATCACTGAGCTTCTCAAAGTCGGGAAGGACAAGCGTGCTTTGAAGGTAGCCAAGAGAAAGTTGGGCACCCACAAGAGGGCaaagaggaagagagaggAGATGTCTGGCGCTCTCCGAAAGATGAG GGCTGCTGGTGGTGgtgagaagaagaaatag